One window of Meiothermus sp. Pnk-1 genomic DNA carries:
- the glpK gene encoding glycerol kinase GlpK, with product MPYLLALDQGTTSSRAIVFDLEGRPLAQAQQEFTQHFPQPGLVEHDPLEIWQSQIQTAREAIRRSGVAPAEIAAIGITNQRETVVLWERATGKPVHRAIVWQDRRTAGICEELKQRGYEEVFRQKSGLVLDPYFSGTKLKWLLDEVPGLRERAGKGELCFGTVDSWLIYNLTGGQVHATDVSNASRTLLFNLQTLEWDPHLLGVLGIPKAVLPQVRPSAGVYGHTVRELLGASIPIAGVAGDQQAALFGQACFAAGMAKNTYGTGCFLLMNTGPKPVASGRGLLSTVAWQLEGEGPEYALEGSVFIAGAVVQWLRDGLGIIQRSGEVEALAKSVPGTDGVYLVPAFVGLGAPYWDAYARGTIVGLTRGSTKAHLARAALEAIAYQTKDVLAAMEADSGLRLSELRVDGGASVNELLMQFQADLLGRAVLRPQVTETTALGAAYLAAIGVGALDRAQIAERWAVDRRFEPQMSEEERTRLYAGWQKAVERARGWAQ from the coding sequence ATGCCCTACTTGTTAGCCCTGGACCAGGGAACCACTTCCAGCCGCGCCATCGTCTTCGACCTCGAGGGAAGACCGCTGGCTCAGGCCCAGCAGGAGTTCACCCAGCACTTTCCTCAGCCCGGCCTGGTCGAGCACGACCCCCTGGAGATCTGGCAGTCGCAGATCCAGACTGCCCGCGAGGCCATCCGGCGCTCTGGGGTGGCTCCGGCGGAGATCGCCGCCATCGGCATCACCAACCAGCGCGAGACGGTGGTGCTGTGGGAACGGGCCACGGGTAAGCCGGTGCACCGGGCCATCGTCTGGCAGGACCGGCGCACGGCGGGAATTTGTGAGGAGCTCAAGCAGCGCGGCTACGAGGAGGTCTTCCGCCAGAAGAGCGGGCTGGTGCTGGACCCCTACTTCTCGGGCACCAAGCTCAAGTGGCTGTTGGACGAGGTTCCGGGCCTGCGTGAGCGGGCGGGGAAGGGGGAGCTGTGCTTTGGCACCGTCGATTCCTGGCTGATCTACAACCTCACCGGCGGCCAGGTGCACGCCACCGACGTTTCCAACGCCTCGCGCACCCTGCTATTCAACCTGCAAACCCTGGAGTGGGACCCCCACCTGCTGGGGGTGCTGGGCATCCCCAAGGCGGTGCTGCCGCAGGTGCGGCCCTCGGCGGGGGTCTACGGCCACACCGTGCGCGAGCTTTTGGGGGCCTCGATCCCCATTGCGGGGGTGGCCGGCGACCAGCAGGCCGCGCTCTTCGGGCAGGCCTGCTTCGCGGCGGGCATGGCCAAGAACACCTACGGCACGGGCTGCTTCTTGCTGATGAACACCGGTCCCAAGCCCGTGGCCTCGGGGCGGGGGCTGCTCTCCACGGTGGCCTGGCAGCTCGAGGGGGAAGGGCCTGAGTACGCGCTCGAGGGCTCGGTCTTCATCGCGGGGGCGGTGGTGCAGTGGCTGCGCGACGGGCTGGGCATCATCCAGAGGTCGGGCGAGGTCGAGGCCCTGGCCAAGAGCGTGCCGGGCACCGATGGGGTCTACCTGGTTCCGGCCTTCGTGGGGCTGGGCGCGCCCTATTGGGATGCCTACGCGCGGGGTACCATCGTGGGGCTCACCCGGGGCAGCACCAAGGCCCACCTCGCGCGGGCCGCCCTAGAGGCCATCGCCTACCAGACCAAGGACGTGCTCGCGGCCATGGAGGCCGACTCGGGGCTCCGGCTCAGCGAGCTGCGGGTGGACGGCGGGGCCAGCGTCAACGAGCTGCTGATGCAGTTCCAGGCCGACCTCCTGGGGAGGGCGGTGCTGCGCCCGCAGGTCACCGAGACCACCGCGCTGGGCGCGGCCTACCTGGCGGCCATCGGCGTGGGGGCGCTGGATAGGGCCCAGATCGCCGAGCGCTGGGCGGTGGACAGGCGCTTCGAGCCCCAGATGAGCGAGGAGGAAAGAACCCGCCTCTACGCTGGCTGGCAGAAGGCGGTGGAGCGGGCCAGGGGCTGGGCGCAGTAG
- a CDS encoding dolichyl-phosphate-mannose-protein mannosyltransferase, whose translation MASPIQEMLEKARQVAEGALKEAEARFNEVKANLDRDKDGVPDALKELMEQAREAAEKARAKLDEIKVGLDKDSDGIPDRLERLSEGVKQAAEAARAKAEELAKAVRERMGGNRPG comes from the coding sequence ATGGCAAGCCCAATTCAGGAGATGCTCGAGAAAGCCCGGCAGGTAGCCGAGGGGGCCCTCAAGGAGGCCGAGGCCCGTTTCAACGAGGTCAAGGCCAACCTCGACCGGGACAAAGACGGGGTACCCGATGCCCTCAAGGAGCTGATGGAGCAGGCCCGCGAGGCTGCGGAGAAGGCCAGGGCTAAGCTGGACGAGATCAAGGTCGGCCTGGACAAGGATAGCGACGGCATCCCCGACCGGCTCGAGCGGCTTTCCGAAGGGGTCAAGCAGGCTGCCGAAGCCGCCAGGGCCAAGGCCGAGGAACTGGCCAAAGCCGTCCGCGAGCGTATGGGCGGGAACAGACCGGGCTAA
- a CDS encoding DUF2905 domain-containing protein, protein METGRWLMVLGGLLLLLGLLWTYAPKLLGWFGHLPGDIRLERDGFRLYFPLASTLLLSLALSLLLNLLARWFRGQ, encoded by the coding sequence ATGGAAACCGGACGCTGGCTGATGGTCTTGGGGGGGCTGCTGCTTTTGCTGGGGCTGCTGTGGACCTACGCCCCAAAGCTTTTGGGCTGGTTCGGCCACCTGCCGGGGGACATCCGCCTCGAGCGCGATGGCTTTCGGCTTTACTTCCCCCTCGCCTCGACGCTGTTGCTGAGCCTGGCGCTGAGCCTCCTGCTCAACCTGTTGGCCCGCTGGTTTCGCGGCCAGTGA
- a CDS encoding tetratricopeptide repeat protein translates to MQRVLEALHQGDYDTAFEMLVRALTFAQGEAAKEASLLLAEAYTLYGEGGLEGAYRALEEGREAYPDLELHPRYRALLAELRALEGASEGEVKSLWIESDDPQAQYHQAQALLYLGLPEEALGVLERLFSPHQPRLPDFLAWRAHALRGKAYERLGQLGEAALAYREAARGAMGLERYWNLLDAAAMFVEAGEGEKALEMLGEAGETLSDPGLEDPEDAATRAYLEARAHLLLGNPNRALEAIAQALELEKQGAEPAHGTPLVQGQALMQLGQYQAAIEAFREAAARAEDTDRTYALHELGVASLEGGDAAAAEAYLREVVRDPEYAYLGEAWGDLAETLYRQNRYDEARQAAQQAIELEAAPAGHLILGHLAYDLLNLEEALEHYEAAAQEAPEGSREWISANEMVVDVLAQMGFVRPQEIVARAEALLPLLAESDEWRDTLHGYIERARTMLSGRTLN, encoded by the coding sequence ATGCAGCGGGTGCTGGAAGCACTACACCAGGGAGATTACGACACCGCATTTGAGATGTTGGTGCGCGCTTTGACCTTTGCCCAAGGGGAGGCGGCCAAGGAGGCCTCGCTGCTCTTGGCGGAGGCTTACACCCTCTACGGCGAGGGCGGGCTCGAGGGGGCTTACCGCGCCCTGGAGGAGGGCCGCGAAGCCTACCCCGACCTCGAGCTTCACCCTCGCTACCGGGCCCTTCTGGCCGAGTTGCGGGCGCTGGAAGGAGCCTCTGAGGGAGAAGTCAAATCCCTATGGATCGAAAGCGACGACCCCCAAGCCCAGTACCACCAGGCCCAAGCCCTGCTCTATCTGGGTCTACCCGAAGAAGCCCTGGGGGTTCTTGAGCGGCTGTTCTCCCCCCATCAACCCCGCCTCCCCGACTTTCTCGCCTGGCGAGCCCACGCCTTGCGGGGGAAGGCCTATGAGCGGCTCGGCCAGCTGGGAGAAGCCGCCCTGGCCTACCGGGAAGCCGCCCGCGGGGCGATGGGCCTCGAGCGCTACTGGAACCTGCTCGATGCCGCAGCGATGTTCGTGGAGGCGGGAGAGGGGGAGAAAGCGCTTGAAATGCTGGGCGAGGCCGGTGAAACCCTGAGCGATCCTGGGCTGGAAGACCCCGAAGACGCCGCCACCCGAGCCTACCTGGAGGCCCGGGCCCATCTGCTCCTGGGCAACCCTAACCGGGCTCTGGAGGCCATCGCCCAGGCCCTCGAGCTGGAAAAACAGGGCGCCGAGCCCGCCCACGGCACCCCGCTGGTACAGGGCCAGGCGCTGATGCAGCTGGGGCAGTACCAAGCCGCCATAGAGGCCTTCCGCGAGGCTGCCGCCCGCGCCGAGGACACCGACCGCACCTATGCGCTGCACGAGCTGGGGGTAGCCTCCCTGGAGGGGGGCGATGCCGCCGCCGCCGAAGCCTATCTGCGCGAGGTGGTGCGCGACCCCGAGTACGCCTACTTGGGCGAAGCCTGGGGTGACCTCGCCGAAACCCTCTATCGTCAAAACCGTTACGACGAGGCCCGCCAAGCCGCTCAGCAGGCCATTGAGCTCGAGGCTGCCCCCGCCGGTCACCTGATCCTGGGCCACCTAGCCTATGACCTCTTGAACCTGGAGGAGGCCCTCGAGCACTACGAGGCTGCCGCCCAGGAGGCCCCCGAGGGCAGCCGGGAGTGGATAAGCGCCAACGAGATGGTGGTGGACGTGCTGGCCCAGATGGGCTTCGTGCGCCCACAGGAGATCGTGGCCCGGGCTGAGGCCCTGTTGCCCCTTCTGGCCGAATCCGACGAGTGGCGCGACACCCTACACGGCTACATAGAGCGAGCCCGAACGATGCTTAGCGGGCGAACGCTCAACTGA
- the ftsH gene encoding ATP-dependent zinc metalloprotease FtsH, whose product MPTRINPWTLVILVIAGYWLFTLFSGGNQPTVSYSDFRKYVSEGKIARVILEENRITGVFKVPERISTNGGSSTVSRFSLPTLPSSVRDDELIPLLQQNNVEVITRAPSIWPQVIGIFAPVVLLMAFFWFFFMRSQGGAGQVMQFGQSRARQYGKERRVSTTFKDVAGHTEAKRELMEVVDFLKNPQKYISIGAEIPKGVLLVGPPGTGKTLLSRAIAGEAGVPFFSVSASEFMEMFVGVGASRVRSLFEEARRNAPAIIFIDELDSIGRKRGAGIGGGHDEREQTLNQILSEMDGFEKDTSVIVLAATNRPDILDPALLRPGRFDREVVIGLPTMEERKEILLVHMRGKPIASDVEVAELAQITPGMSGADLKNLVNEAALQAAREGYNQIHMSHFRTALDKIMLGLERGTLKLSEAEKRAVAYHEAGHAVAGEVLPYADKTEKVSIVPRGMSLGVRWSKPEERVLMSKEHLEDTLAMTLAGRAAEEIFTGTITTGAANDFKQATQMAKQMVLDWGMGEHFKNVAWGSNSGPIFLGEEIAKKQDHSEETARLIDEDIRKILDDAYAKAKKVLSDHAPAMHKIAEELLTHETILGNRVREILAEAKALQPVATPTQAPEA is encoded by the coding sequence TTGCCAACACGCATCAATCCATGGACCTTGGTAATCCTGGTTATCGCCGGATATTGGTTGTTCACCCTGTTTTCCGGCGGCAACCAGCCCACCGTCTCCTATAGCGATTTCAGGAAATACGTTAGCGAGGGCAAGATCGCGCGGGTGATCCTGGAGGAGAACCGCATCACCGGGGTGTTCAAGGTTCCCGAGCGCATCTCTACCAACGGCGGAAGCTCTACGGTGTCTCGCTTCAGCCTACCCACCTTGCCCAGCAGCGTTCGGGATGACGAGCTCATTCCGCTTTTGCAACAGAACAACGTCGAGGTGATCACCCGCGCCCCCTCGATCTGGCCCCAGGTGATCGGGATCTTCGCCCCGGTGGTCCTGCTGATGGCCTTCTTTTGGTTCTTCTTCATGCGCTCGCAAGGGGGGGCCGGGCAGGTGATGCAGTTTGGCCAAAGCCGGGCCCGGCAGTACGGCAAGGAGCGGCGGGTCTCCACCACCTTCAAGGACGTGGCCGGACACACCGAGGCCAAGCGCGAGCTGATGGAGGTCGTAGACTTCCTCAAGAACCCTCAGAAGTACATCAGCATCGGGGCCGAGATCCCCAAGGGGGTGCTCTTGGTGGGGCCTCCCGGGACCGGCAAAACCCTCCTCTCGCGGGCCATCGCCGGAGAGGCAGGGGTGCCTTTCTTCTCGGTCTCGGCCTCGGAGTTCATGGAGATGTTCGTGGGGGTGGGGGCCAGCCGGGTGCGCTCGCTCTTCGAGGAGGCTCGGCGCAACGCCCCGGCCATCATCTTCATCGACGAGTTGGACTCCATCGGGCGCAAGCGCGGGGCGGGGATCGGCGGTGGGCACGACGAACGCGAACAGACCCTCAACCAGATCCTCTCCGAGATGGACGGCTTCGAAAAGGACACCAGCGTGATCGTGCTGGCCGCGACCAACCGCCCGGACATCCTGGATCCGGCGCTGTTGCGCCCCGGGCGCTTCGACCGCGAGGTGGTGATCGGCCTGCCCACCATGGAGGAGCGCAAGGAGATCCTGCTGGTCCACATGCGGGGCAAGCCCATCGCCTCGGACGTGGAGGTGGCCGAACTGGCCCAGATCACCCCGGGGATGAGCGGCGCCGACCTCAAAAACCTGGTGAACGAAGCCGCGCTACAAGCGGCCCGCGAGGGGTACAACCAGATCCATATGAGCCACTTCCGCACCGCGCTGGACAAGATCATGCTGGGCCTCGAGCGCGGCACGCTCAAGCTCTCCGAGGCCGAGAAGCGGGCGGTGGCCTACCACGAGGCTGGCCACGCCGTCGCGGGCGAGGTGCTCCCCTACGCCGACAAGACCGAGAAGGTCTCCATCGTGCCGCGCGGGATGTCCTTGGGGGTGCGCTGGAGCAAGCCCGAGGAGCGGGTGCTGATGAGCAAGGAACACCTCGAGGACACCTTGGCCATGACCCTGGCGGGCCGCGCCGCTGAGGAGATCTTTACCGGCACCATCACTACCGGGGCGGCCAACGACTTCAAGCAAGCCACCCAGATGGCCAAGCAGATGGTGCTGGACTGGGGCATGGGGGAGCACTTCAAAAACGTGGCCTGGGGCTCCAACAGCGGCCCTATCTTTTTGGGCGAGGAAATCGCCAAGAAGCAGGACCACTCCGAGGAGACCGCCCGCCTCATCGACGAGGACATCCGCAAGATTCTCGACGACGCCTACGCCAAGGCCAAAAAGGTGCTCTCCGACCACGCCCCCGCCATGCACAAGATCGCCGAGGAACTCCTCACCCACGAGACCATCCTGGGCAACCGGGTGCGGGAGATCCTGGCCGAGGCCAAGGCTTTGCAGCCCGTGGCCACGCCGACCCAGGCCCCTGAGGCGTAG
- a CDS encoding D-alanine--D-alanine ligase family protein: MSNLRVLLIAGGQSGEHEVSLSSARGVLAAMPHPTDLAVIAKDGKWLLGESARRAVHAGRAEAGEQVFPPPIEWRAYAAAFPLLHGTLGEDGTIQGFFEILGLPYVGAGVTASALCMDKDLCKRVLAQAGIPVVPWVSLYRGDPLPPPPFPAPYFVKPANTGSSVGVSKVRADQDGHQALEEAFRWDRKVVIEQGLEGVRELEVGLLGNVQARASVVGEITYHGEFYDYRTKYTEGLAQLHIPARISAELEKRIQELALEAYRVLGVRGMARVDFFLARDGQLYLNELNTIPGFTPTSMYPKLWQASGMSYPELLDRLVQLALAR; this comes from the coding sequence ATGAGCAACTTACGCGTTTTACTCATCGCCGGGGGACAGTCCGGGGAGCACGAGGTCTCCCTCTCCTCGGCTCGAGGGGTGCTGGCGGCCATGCCCCACCCTACCGACCTGGCGGTGATCGCCAAAGACGGGAAGTGGCTGTTGGGGGAATCCGCCCGGCGAGCTGTGCACGCGGGCCGCGCCGAGGCGGGCGAGCAGGTCTTCCCGCCGCCGATCGAGTGGCGGGCTTATGCCGCAGCTTTCCCGCTCCTGCACGGGACCCTAGGCGAAGACGGGACCATCCAGGGGTTTTTCGAGATTTTGGGGCTGCCCTACGTGGGGGCGGGGGTCACGGCCTCCGCCTTGTGTATGGACAAGGACCTTTGCAAGCGGGTGCTGGCCCAGGCCGGGATCCCGGTGGTACCGTGGGTGAGCTTGTACCGGGGCGACCCCCTACCTCCCCCCCCGTTCCCAGCCCCTTATTTCGTCAAGCCGGCGAACACCGGTTCCTCGGTCGGGGTGAGCAAGGTGAGAGCCGACCAGGACGGGCACCAAGCGCTCGAGGAGGCTTTTCGCTGGGACCGCAAGGTGGTCATCGAACAGGGGCTCGAGGGGGTGCGGGAGCTGGAAGTTGGCCTTCTGGGTAACGTGCAAGCCCGCGCCAGCGTGGTGGGGGAGATCACCTACCACGGCGAGTTCTACGACTACCGAACCAAATACACCGAGGGCCTAGCCCAGCTGCACATTCCGGCCCGCATCTCCGCCGAGCTCGAAAAGCGCATCCAGGAGTTGGCGCTCGAGGCCTACCGGGTGCTGGGGGTGCGGGGGATGGCCCGGGTGGATTTCTTCCTGGCCCGTGACGGACAGCTATACCTCAACGAGCTCAACACCATCCCCGGCTTCACCCCCACCAGCATGTATCCCAAGCTGTGGCAGGCGTCAGGGATGAGCTACCCGGAGCTTTTAGACCGCTTGGTGCAGCTGGCGCTGGCCAGATGA
- a CDS encoding aminotransferase class IV, whose protein sequence is MAKYVVLNGELVPEAEAKIHISDLGLRRGYAAFEFFRVVRGIPLFFEDHLERFQRSAELLFLDAPWPPEEIRRLVFRLVEANASREAGVQLVLTGGYSPDAFTPTTPNLIIAETEVRPYPAEQYEQGVKVITQRNLRELPEAKTTDYLMAVRLIPRMRSLGAVEVLYHDGRRMLEGARSGLGIVTQEGVLVTAGRDVLESVTRRRLLGVARELLPVERRDISLEEFFAAPEVFLLSSTRGVMPVTQVDERKVGSGQVGPHTRRLMQAFQQHVEEYLTARASLAPRPQSSGH, encoded by the coding sequence ATGGCCAAGTACGTCGTTCTCAATGGCGAGCTGGTCCCCGAGGCGGAGGCCAAGATCCACATCAGCGACCTGGGGTTGCGGCGCGGATATGCGGCCTTTGAGTTCTTCCGGGTGGTGCGGGGCATACCCCTGTTCTTCGAGGATCACCTGGAGCGTTTCCAGCGCTCAGCCGAGCTCCTGTTCCTCGATGCCCCGTGGCCGCCGGAGGAGATTCGACGGCTGGTTTTCCGGCTGGTGGAGGCCAACGCCTCGCGGGAGGCGGGGGTGCAGCTGGTGCTCACCGGGGGGTACTCGCCCGACGCCTTCACGCCCACCACCCCCAACCTGATCATCGCCGAGACCGAGGTCCGGCCCTACCCCGCCGAGCAGTACGAGCAGGGGGTGAAGGTCATCACCCAGCGCAACCTGCGCGAGCTGCCCGAGGCCAAGACCACCGACTACCTGATGGCCGTGCGGCTGATCCCCCGGATGCGCTCCCTGGGCGCGGTGGAGGTGCTCTACCACGACGGGCGGCGGATGCTCGAGGGGGCCCGCTCCGGCCTGGGGATCGTTACCCAGGAGGGGGTGTTGGTCACCGCGGGGAGGGATGTGCTGGAGAGCGTCACCCGGCGCAGGCTCCTGGGGGTGGCGCGCGAGCTGCTGCCCGTCGAAAGGCGGGACATCTCGCTGGAGGAGTTTTTCGCCGCGCCGGAGGTGTTCCTCCTCAGCTCGACCCGTGGGGTGATGCCGGTGACGCAAGTGGACGAGCGAAAGGTAGGCAGCGGCCAGGTCGGCCCCCACACCCGCCGCCTGATGCAGGCCTTCCAGCAGCACGTGGAGGAGTACCTCACCGCTCGGGCTAGCCTTGCTCCGAGGCCGCAAAGTTCAGGCCATTGA
- the pth gene encoding aminoacyl-tRNA hydrolase: MGFLVVGQGNPGAQYLSSKHNVGWRVLDRLGLEFRIQGEAGIAELSLGGERGWVMKPLTYYNATGRAVAPFARFYKIPQERILVVHDELDLPLGKLRFKSGGGNAGNYGLESITQALGSSGFHRLRIGIGKPKRPEEGASWVLSGFRPDQLPVLERVLEAAAEGVKVWVAEGFQAAQQRFNGLNFAASEQG, from the coding sequence ATGGGTTTTTTAGTCGTCGGACAGGGCAACCCCGGGGCGCAGTACCTAAGCAGCAAGCACAACGTGGGCTGGCGGGTGCTGGATCGGCTGGGCCTCGAGTTCCGTATCCAGGGGGAGGCGGGGATCGCCGAGCTTAGCCTAGGGGGCGAGAGAGGCTGGGTCATGAAGCCCCTCACCTACTACAACGCCACCGGCAGGGCGGTGGCCCCTTTCGCCCGCTTTTACAAGATCCCGCAGGAGCGCATCCTGGTCGTCCACGACGAGCTGGATCTGCCCTTGGGGAAGCTCCGCTTCAAAAGCGGGGGCGGGAACGCCGGGAATTACGGCCTCGAGTCCATCACCCAGGCCCTGGGCTCCTCCGGCTTTCATCGTCTCAGGATCGGCATCGGCAAACCTAAACGCCCGGAGGAGGGAGCGAGCTGGGTCTTGAGTGGCTTTCGGCCCGATCAGCTGCCGGTGTTAGAGCGGGTGCTCGAGGCCGCCGCGGAAGGGGTCAAGGTCTGGGTGGCGGAGGGCTTCCAGGCAGCCCAGCAGCGCTTCAATGGCCTGAACTTTGCGGCCTCGGAGCAAGGCTAG
- a CDS encoding 50S ribosomal protein L25, protein MEYRLKAYYRESENPERLRDSGKIPGILYNKQINKKVYVDLGEFDKVFRQASIHHVITLELEGQTQDVLVRQVNLDKRKRRPAHVDFYALSDEPVAMYVPLKFVGTPQGVRLGGVMDTVLRDVEVKVSPRNIPDFIEVDVSGLGIGDSLHLSDLKLPEGVKLNMRGDSTVVTIVPPEDAEKLAAEAAAPAAAEPEVIKKGKAEEE, encoded by the coding sequence ATGGAATACCGGCTCAAAGCCTATTACCGCGAAAGCGAAAACCCCGAGCGGCTGCGGGATTCGGGCAAAATCCCCGGCATACTTTACAACAAGCAGATCAACAAAAAGGTCTACGTGGACCTCGGTGAGTTCGACAAGGTCTTCCGTCAAGCCTCCATCCACCACGTGATCACCCTCGAGCTCGAGGGCCAAACCCAAGACGTGCTGGTGCGGCAGGTCAACCTCGACAAGCGCAAGCGCCGCCCGGCCCATGTGGATTTTTATGCCCTCTCCGATGAGCCGGTGGCGATGTACGTGCCGCTGAAATTCGTGGGCACCCCTCAGGGCGTGCGGCTAGGTGGGGTGATGGACACCGTGTTGCGCGACGTCGAAGTAAAGGTTTCCCCCCGCAACATCCCCGATTTCATCGAGGTAGACGTGAGCGGTTTGGGCATCGGGGATAGCCTTCACCTCTCCGATCTCAAGCTGCCCGAAGGGGTCAAGCTCAATATGCGGGGCGACTCCACCGTGGTGACCATCGTGCCGCCCGAGGACGCCGAGAAGTTGGCCGCCGAAGCTGCGGCCCCTGCCGCCGCCGAACCCGAGGTGATCAAGAAGGGCAAGGCCGAAGAAGAGTAG
- a CDS encoding sugar phosphate isomerase/epimerase, with translation MKLAAQEHLLPGGSLLEKWAFAQSAGFEGIEILAKSRGEFGGRLPELREAARSGVVLSSICLAGGPFIGEFDPEKRREALERMKFLLETAPQIGARGVVTPAAYGIFSKRLPPFEPPRGAEEDHRILLEALRTLGEYAKKVGTTLFLEPLNRYEDHMVNTLEQAAAYCQETGLESVKVIADLYHMNIEEAQLPRSIRKAGRYLAHVHLADSNRLEPGAGHSDFASVFTALREIGFDGFMAFECRLSGPAEQVLPASVRRLRSWL, from the coding sequence GTGAAGTTGGCCGCCCAGGAACACCTTTTGCCCGGAGGCAGCCTGCTCGAGAAGTGGGCCTTCGCCCAGAGCGCGGGCTTTGAGGGGATCGAGATCCTGGCCAAGAGCCGCGGCGAGTTCGGCGGGCGCTTGCCCGAGCTACGAGAAGCCGCCCGGTCCGGCGTGGTGCTGTCCTCGATCTGTCTGGCGGGCGGGCCGTTTATCGGGGAGTTCGACCCGGAGAAGCGCCGGGAGGCCCTCGAGCGGATGAAGTTCCTGCTCGAGACCGCCCCCCAGATCGGGGCGCGCGGGGTGGTCACGCCCGCCGCCTACGGCATCTTCTCCAAGCGCTTGCCCCCCTTTGAGCCCCCGCGCGGCGCGGAGGAGGATCACCGCATCCTGCTCGAGGCCCTGCGCACCCTGGGCGAATACGCCAAAAAGGTGGGCACCACCCTCTTCCTCGAGCCTTTGAACCGCTACGAGGATCACATGGTCAACACCCTCGAGCAGGCCGCGGCTTACTGCCAGGAAACCGGCTTGGAATCGGTCAAGGTGATCGCCGACCTCTATCACATGAACATCGAGGAAGCCCAGCTTCCCCGCTCGATCCGAAAGGCGGGCCGATACCTCGCCCACGTCCATCTGGCCGATTCGAACCGCCTCGAGCCCGGCGCTGGCCACAGCGATTTCGCCTCGGTCTTCACCGCCTTGCGGGAGATCGGTTTTGATGGCTTTATGGCTTTTGAATGCCGCCTGAGCGGCCCCGCTGAACAAGTCCTGCCGGCCTCGGTGCGCCGGCTGCGCTCTTGGCTATGA
- a CDS encoding zinc-binding dehydrogenase, translated as MGIQVVFTAPRTVQLQEYPDPPLQPGEVRVRTLYSGISAGTELTQYRGTNPYLEKRWDPERRLFVPGQAGLEYPLRGIGYEQVGQVVEVGSQVRRLEVGQVVWGSWGHRSSAVLSEEVTAPRRLRGESWDPRIGIFARIGAIALNMVHDAEVRLGDTVAVFGLGVVGILAAQLARLNGAEVVAVDGIKQRLELARKLGLQTIDFRQENPAEAIKALTHNRGADASLEATGSYTALHEAIRATAYNSKVVVGGFFQGEGTGLRLGEEFHHNRIQLICSQTSGVHPGLDHRWDRLRLEQTVMRLAVEEKLELRALVSHVFPALEAARAYELLDQQPAEAVQVMLDFQEVA; from the coding sequence GTGGGCATCCAGGTGGTGTTCACCGCTCCCCGAACCGTTCAGCTGCAAGAGTACCCTGACCCTCCGCTGCAACCCGGCGAGGTCCGGGTGCGTACCCTCTACTCGGGTATCTCGGCGGGCACCGAACTCACCCAGTACCGCGGTACCAATCCCTACCTCGAGAAGCGTTGGGATCCCGAACGACGCCTCTTCGTGCCGGGTCAGGCGGGGCTCGAGTATCCCCTGCGGGGCATCGGCTACGAGCAGGTGGGCCAGGTCGTGGAGGTGGGCTCGCAGGTAAGGAGGCTCGAGGTCGGGCAGGTGGTCTGGGGTTCGTGGGGGCATCGCAGCTCGGCTGTGTTGAGCGAGGAGGTCACAGCTCCAAGGCGGTTGAGGGGCGAAAGCTGGGATCCGCGGATAGGCATCTTTGCCCGCATCGGCGCGATTGCCCTCAACATGGTTCACGACGCGGAGGTTCGGTTGGGAGATACGGTGGCGGTGTTTGGGTTAGGGGTGGTAGGGATCCTTGCGGCCCAGCTGGCTCGGTTGAACGGGGCGGAGGTTGTGGCCGTGGATGGAATCAAACAACGCCTCGAGCTGGCCCGGAAGCTCGGCCTCCAGACGATAGACTTTCGCCAAGAAAACCCCGCCGAGGCTATCAAAGCCCTCACCCACAACCGGGGGGCCGACGCAAGCTTGGAGGCCACCGGCTCCTATACCGCCTTGCACGAGGCGATCCGGGCCACCGCCTATAACTCGAAGGTGGTGGTCGGAGGGTTCTTCCAGGGGGAAGGGACCGGACTCCGGCTGGGGGAGGAGTTTCACCACAACCGCATTCAACTGATCTGCTCCCAGACCTCCGGGGTACACCCCGGCCTCGATCACCGCTGGGATCGGCTCCGGCTCGAGCAGACCGTGATGCGGCTGGCGGTAGAGGAAAAGCTCGAGCTGAGGGCGTTGGTCTCGCACGTCTTCCCTGCCCTGGAAGCCGCCCGAGCCTATGAACTCCTCGATCAGCAGCCAGCGGAGGCCGTGCAGGTGATGTTGGATTTTCAGGAGGTCGCGTGA